Below is a window of Sus scrofa isolate TJ Tabasco breed Duroc chromosome 3, Sscrofa11.1, whole genome shotgun sequence DNA.
TTCCGCTGACACTCTTCCAGCTCCCTGGGGTGGACCACACAGCTGATCAGAGATGGGTCTGGCCAGAGGAGATCAGACTCCACCTTGGGCCGATTCAGGCCCTGTTCCCTCATCTCCTGCTTTCCCAGGCTGGTCCTCAATAAACGCTTATGTTCACGACTCAGAATGGTGACTTTtgcgagttcccgtcatggctcagtggttaatgaatccgactaggaaccatgagattgcaggtttgaacctcggccttgctcagtgggttaacgatccgacgttgtcAAGaactggtgtaggtcgcagacaacggctcggatcccgcattgctgtggctctggcgtaggccggcggctagagctccgattggacccctagcctgggaaccttcacatgatacaggaggggccctagaaatggcgaaaagacacgaaaacaaaaaaacaaggaaaaaaagaatggtgactttgggaggtggggtggagccCATGAACACCACAGCCCACCTCTCACGCTCAGCCACAATGAGTCGAGTGAGGTAAGAGTGCAGCTCGTTCTCCTGGTGGATGCGCCGCTCCTCGATGCTGTTCCAGCGTTTCTTCTTGGCAATGCGCAAAGCACTGGGGATGTCATCCCCAAAATTGAGCCGCTGCTCCTTGGCCAGGTTGTAGGCTGGGGGAACAAAGGATCCGGGTAACCCTCGAGCCAGTCCCCCCGCCTGGTCCCAGGCACCCTGGAACAGGCCAGCCAGCAAGCCCACCTCGCTGCAGGTTGGCAATAGCCTCATCATAGCTCTCCATCTCCAACTGGCACTGCCCCAGGAAGAAGTGTGCTTTCACAGACTGGCTGTCCAGTTCCAGGGCGCGCCGGCAGTCAGCCAGGGCTTGCTCGTGCTGCTGCATCTTCAGGTAGCACAGTGCCCGGTTGGTGTAATACACTGCCACCAAGGGATTCCGGGTCTGGGGACCAAGGCCGGACCAGCCAACATGAGGGAGTGAGTTCAGCCTGCCCTTTCTGTCCTAGCTTGAGACCCACGGCTGGAATCAAGACACTAGAGGTTTCTCAGCACCCAGGTCTCTGGGCGCGGAGGAAGGGTGGAGCCTACCTGAGCCCGCCCCCTCGACTCCAACGAGTCTTGCGAAGACAGGTTTCCCAGACTCCTGAAAATCCCCAGCTTTGGGCTTGGACCCCCAGCCCAGTGGGCTGCAAGCACCCTGAAGCTCCCACCCGCCACAGTTCTCTGACCACCAACCCTGGCTCGGGAGCCGTAGCCTTGGCCTCTCTGAGAGAAGATCACTCAGTCCTCAGAGCCGAAGTGCATCCCCTCCGAAAGTCCGGTAGGGGCGGCCAGACAGGGGCTCCGGGGAGGACGCGGGGCCGAAGccgcggcccggcccggcccctccTCCGGCCCCGACGCCTGCCCCCTCCCGCGGCCCGGGCGCACTCACGATGGCGCGGCCGTAGCAGGCCGCCGCCTCCGGGTACTTGCGGCCCACGAAGAGCCGGTTGCCCTGCTCCTTTAGCTCCTGCGCGCTCGGGCTCTTCTCCGGGCTGCCGCCGCCGGCGCCCAGCCGCGCGCcgctctccttctcctccttgccCTTCATGGCGCCGCGCGGCACGGCCTGGGCTCCGCTCCCAGGCTCCGCGCCCGGCCCGCCCAGCGCCCGCACCCCGAGCCCGCGATCCGCTCGGGCCCAGTCCTGCGCTCTGCCACCGGAACTTCCGGCCGTGCGGTTGGGCGGGGCCTCGCGTGCCCCCAACGCGCCGCGGGGGCGGGGTTGGCAGGGAGCGTGCGCTCGCGGCGACTCGACGCGCGGCGTCGGCAACCTGAGGAGAGCCGAGGTCGTCGGGGCGGAAGCCCACCCCGGCGCCCCGGCGCCCCGCCCCCGAAGCCCTGCCCCGGCGCGTGGACATGGCGGCGGCCCGCGGCCTTTGGGGCTGTGAGGACCCGAGCCTCTGGGCCGCCGTCCTGGGCCGCCACGGGGAAGTGCTCCGAGCGCGCGCGGGCCCCCAGGGGCGGCTGGAAGCCCTGGACCGATGGTAGGGTGATAGGGGCATCGGGTGGGCGGGGGACCCCCGTGGCCCGGAGTCGCCGTCACAGCTCTTCTCCAGGTATCGAGAGGCGTTGCCCGCAGCCATCGAGGGCCGGGAGGAGAAGCACGTGACTCGAGAAGAGCTGGGGCAGCTGCTGGCTTGGAAGCTGGCTGTGAGGAACTTCCCACTTGGGGGGCGGGGCCTCCTTCCGGGGCGGGGCGTAGCGGTGTGGGCGTGGGCGTGGCTCGCCCGGGGGCGGGCCCTCGCGCTGTGGGGCGGGGCCCCTAGCGAGGTCCAGCACCCGTGACCCCCACCCCGACTTGACCAGCGGGGCCGCTTCAGGCCGCGCCTGCATCAGCTCGTCAGCGCCAACGCCCCGGAGTTGGTGGTGCAGCACTCGGCTGCCGCCTTCCCCCTCCTGCCAGACATGCACGCCGCGGTCACGGAATTACGCGCCCTGCGGGGCGTGGGCCCGGCCACGGCCTCGGGTTAGTCGGGAGAGCCTGGCGCCCTGGCAGGGTCGCGGGCGGAACCTGGTCTGTTAGTACATTTGCCTGGGACATCGCCTGATGGCCACGTTCATGACACCAAGAGCTGTTGCGAATGGCAGCCCCGAAGGTGTCTTGAGGCTGGTGGGGCCTGAGTGTTGGCTGTTTGCTGCCCATAGCGGTCTTGGCTGCCGGAGCTCCCGAGGTGGCAGCTTTCATGTCTGAGGAGGCAGTGGCCGCGGTGCCCGGTCTGCCAGCCCTGCAGTACACCCTCAAGCACTACCTGCTGTACCTGAGCCGGGTGCAGGAGCGAGCCACAGCTCTGAGCCATGGTGAGGAGACTGCTGGCAGCGAGGGAGGGCATTCAGGACTCTGGTCAGGGTGGAGGGTGCAGAGCTTCCCAGCAGAGCAGGGTGACCTGGGCCCCAGACTCCCTGTTGCCCCTCCTTAGGCAGTGCCTCAGGGCTGTGGACCCCGCATCGTGTGGAGACAGCCCTGTGGACCTGGGCTATAGGGCAGAAGCTGTGCCCTGACCTGCTGCCCGACCTCGGTCCCAGCCCAGCCGCCCCCGAGGACTCCAGGCCAGCCAAGAAGCGCCGGACCCAGACCGACTGATTTGgctgtggcccagatcctgctcacctgctctgtgacctcagggcACAAGTCTCTGGGCCAGAGGCTGGCTGCTGTAGGAGCccaataaatgcttgctgaacTCACACCTGCCTGTGAGGCCCACAGTCCCTCCCCAGCCCGTCTGGCCCGTCtctcacagacgcagctcacgACAGGTGCAGAGAAGCAAGAGGGGAAGCCCAGGCGGCCCACGTGGAAGGAAGGGCCCTCGCAGTTTGCTCAGCAAGTTGAGAGGAGACCAGACCATCCCTCGGAGCCCTAGTACAGCCGCCTGACGCtgtgtaaaatatttattcattctccaAAAAGGCTCAGACTGCAAGTCTTGGGGAAGAGGCCGGGGTAGGGTCTCCTCTGAGGTCACCCTTGGGGACCTCTACCACCTGGCGCGGCCCAGCAGTCCTaccctcccaggcctgggagggggcAGCTAGGGCTGGTGTAAGGCTTGATCTGGACTCCACGGGCCACAGGGGCCACCTGCCCCCACAGGGAAGCAGCAGCCTCGGGATGTACATTCACAGAGGGTGGACATGCAGGCCTGCCGGGTGGCTGGCCCGTGGATGCTGCACCCTGGCCGACGTGGCCCTGGGGGTCCTGTcatggtgggggggggatgtGGGCCCCCAGCAGGTCGTAGGCAAAGACGTTCCAGAAGATGGCGAAGAGCAGGAAAGTGCCATAGGCAAGCAGCACCACCCACCAGCCACACTGGTCTCGAAGGCGCTCCTCGTAGCTGCGCAGGATGGTCAGGCCCATGCTGACACCCACCACCGCGCCCGCCAGGTGCGCCATGAAGCTGGGCTGTGGGCCGGAGGCAGGCAGTGGTGGGGAGAAACGCAGCCATACGGCCCGGCCCACCTCGGAGCTCACTGCAGAGGGAGGGCAGGTGAGAGGCAGCCTGGCGGGGGGGCCGcgctccccgccccgcccgggcCCCTACTTACTGCACACCAGGGCCAGCACCATCCTCAGCAGCTTGTAGGGACACCGCATCCCAGCCCAGTTCTGATGGGGCATGAATGAGAGAGGCTGTGAGGCAGGCCCGCTGGGCCAGCCCCCTCAgcccccccagcctctccccaggcTGCCTGTTACCATGACGACATTGGCCAGGTGTGCAGAGCACAGGGCGTAGACCCCGCCGGAGCCCCCCACCACAGGGGCCCGCATATCAGTAATGGAGACAGTCAGGGAGCCTGTGTGAGCAAGGGGAGAGCCATGAGAGGGAGGCCGGCCAGGGAGGTGGCCAGGGTGCACGCGCCGGCCTCACCTGCCAGCACACCAGCCAGGTAGAGCAGGCTGATGCGGAGCAGGCCGTGCACCATCTCCAGGGGCACCCCGATCATCAGCTGCAGGAGCGCGTTGAACCCCAGTTGCTCCAGCCTGACCATGCAAGGGCAAATGGGTGTGATGGGTGGGGTGTGCTGTGGGGCCACCAGCCCCCGCCCTGCCTCGAGGGGCCAAGCCCTCCAGGCGCAACCGGGGGAGGGTCGGTGATGGGTCCCCCACTCACCCCACGTGCATGAACATGTAGGTGAGGAAGCGCCAGGCACGGGCGCGGTGGCCGGGGTGGTATACGAGGGGGCTCTTCATGTACTCTGGGTGGTAGGTCTGCAGCACCCACTTGTTGAGTCGGGCCCCATAGCACAGGAACACGATGATCTGGGAGGGACGAGcgtcagggcaaggccaggggtgcaGGAGGCTCCTGGGGGGTGGGCGGCGGATGGGCAGGCCCACCTGGGCGAGGGTGACTGAGGCCATAAAGACGGGGGGTGGGCAGCTGCGGTGCCGGTAGAAGTACCAGTGACGATCCACCTCTCGGGGCAGGATCTCGTAGGCAACGTAGCGCACAAACCGTTTGTAGACACCCAGGCCCGGCTCGTCCAGCAGCCCATCCCGGGGCAGTGCCCGCTGTCCGTTGGCGATGGCCCGCTTGAAGCTACTTGAGCGCTTGCTGCTGATCTGGGGGGGTGGGGCCCGGGCATAGGCCGCCGTACTCCCCCCACTGCCGCCCTGCCTGAGCGGTCCCCCCAGGTCCTCACAGGGTCTGAGGGCCTGCCCCACGTCTCCAGCCCTCCCCAacaggaagggcagggaggagcagctgcctgcccaccccACTCCAGCCAGGGCACCGTGCCTGTCCAGGCCTGGGCCCCGCCCCAGCTGCCCACCCACTGTGGCACTGACCAGGTCCACCAGCTCCTGATAGCAGACCTGGCCCTGCTCGTTGCTCTGGGCCAGGGCCACCAGCATGTCCAGCTTAGCCGGGTCCAGGGGCAGCTCATGGCTGTGCACCAGGCCAGTAAAGGTATCTGCACCGATGAATCCTGTGTTCTCAGGGTCCAGCTGCTGGGATTGGAAGGGAGGGGGCCGGGCAGTGGCCGAGGCCTGAGGGTGAGCCAGGCCCCCAGACCAAACGGCTGGGCCAGGTCGGTGGAGAGACAGGCTCCAAGTATTCTGGGTCCAGGCCCCTGTGCCCACAAGGTCCTGGATGCAAGCACCGACTGGTGGTGCCTAGGTCCCAGGCCTCCAGCTCTCCAGGGGTCTCGCCACCTCATTTCTGCCCTAGCCACCTTGAGGGGTAGGACCAAGGTCTGAGGGCAAtcaccacccccccccgcccggtggccccccccccccccccgcaagggGCTTGTTCTGGCTCGCCTTGTTCTGGGCTCTCAGGCTGCGTGCCAAGACCGTGCAGGGAGGGGGTTGGGCTGAGGGTCTCTGGGTGCTCGGCGCCCCCAAAGCACCCCAGGGCGTAGGGCCGCGACGGGGGCGGTGCCGGCGCTCCTATCTCCCCACGCACCTGCTCCTGGATAAGCTGCAGCAGCGAGCTCCTGTCCATAGAGccgggccgggggccgggggccgggggccgggggccggggttGGCGGCCGCGGCCGGGAGGGGCTGCTCTGCGGACGactccgctccgccccgcccctccgGCTCCGCCCGCTCCGCTCCGCTCTGCGCCGCGTCACGGAGCCGCCCGCCCCCGCCGcacacgccgccgccgccgcggccggcCCAGCCCCGCGCGCGCCCCGCACGCGGACGTGCCAGGGCCGGAACGGCGCGGGGCACCCGGTTCCCGTCCGGCGCGGCGAGAGCGGCGCCCCGGCGTCCCCGCCCTCCTCCGGGCTGCGGCTGCTCGTCCCGCGGGGCAGCAGCCGGGAAACTGAGTCACGCGGGGCACCCACACCCCTCCCGCGCCGCGCACACCCCCTTGTCCCCGGCGCCGACGTCACCTCCTCGGGGAGAGCGCCAGAGCAGAGCCCTGCAGGGACTTCGCAGCCCGGACTCCTTGAAGGCGCCGCCCTGTCCCGGCGCAAGGGGGCCCTACGCCCCCGCCGGGTGAGCACAGCGGCCACAGGCGACCAGCGGGGGTGAGGGAGGCCCCTAGGGGGACCACCTAGAGCAGGCGCCTTGGGACCGAGGCTCCTGAGCGTCACGAAGACCCCTGGTGGCCATGGGGGAGCCCCTCCTCCTCCGGAGGGCAGGTGGACCCCCTCCAACGAGGAAGATGACAGACCAGGACCGGGACCAGCAACCCTCATCACCCCGGTGGGGGAAGGTGGGGGCGCCTTCCCGTGCAGCTGGGCCTCAGGGCAGAGGCCGCAGCTAGAAACAACATGCAACCTGTCCCTGGAGACCAGAGGGGCTGGGGTCAGGTTTAACCCCCCTGCTGCATAGACAGTTCCTCCGCCTCTAGAAACAGCCCGCGGGGCTGGGAGAGGCCCTGGCTTGAAGGCCTGTCTCACACTGGGTGACTGATGGCAGAGGGGGCACTTGTGTGGCCAGGTCACCCCGGGGGCTGTCTCTGCTCCAAGCCAGAGCGAGCACCTTGGCAGCAGCTGCTGAACCCCAACCCCGAGCTAAGGCCCCTCTTCAGCCCAGGAAAGGCTCTCTGTCCTCATCCTCGGCCTGGACGCTCAGCACAGCTCAGCTCAGCTGAGAGGATGTGGAGGTCTGAGCGGTGGGCACACCTGGCTGTGGGGGTGTCACAACGGGAGGACCTCAGGTAGGAGGCCCGCCAAGGGCCTCAAGGGACAGAAAGGCTCTGAGGCTGCAGCTGGGCCCTAAGTGGGCCTCACCCTGGCCCGAGACCTCAGGAGGGTGACCCAGGCCCAGAGGGGAGACCGGGGGGCGGTGTCAGGAGTgacgtctgcagcctgcaccagaCCAAGGACGTGTTTTAGCTGATTCAAGAAATCAGTTTCGGAAAGTAAGACCCAATATAGAAAAAACACAGTGAAGTTTAATCTGGAAGCCCTATCTCATCATCTGTGGTGAGGGGCACAGCCCCGGACCTGTCTCCAGACAGGGTGGGGTGTGCACAACAGTCCAGCCACTTCTTGcccgccctcccccacctccgGCCCAAAGCTCTGCCTTCTTACCCTGTTCCTACCCACCGGCCGCCTGGGAAGGAGGGGTGGAGCCCTGAGAATTAGGGTCTGGGGTCACGGCCTTCCTCACCCAACATCCTCCAGTCCCTCTGACATGGCGCCCACAGAGGAGGCGTGGCCCAGTGTCCTCGGCAGGGTCGGGTGCTAGGGGCTGGGAGCCCACCCTTGGGGCTAAGGTGGCAGCAGGGCTGGCCTCAGAAGGGAAGCTGAGACGGAGCACACCTGCTCctcgccctccccaccccccgagcAGGTGGCCCCACGCCAGTGCCCAAGGGGCCCTGAGATCAGACGGTGGGGTCCTGGGGCTCATCGGCTCTTCACCAGGACCCTGTAGAGTGAGAAGCTGAGGATGGCGGCGACAGCGGCCCCAACAGCCCCCAGCGCCACCCGGAGCCAGAAGGAGGTGGTGTGCAGCTCCCCGTGGACAAGGTGTCTGCAGGAGAGAGGCGGCCCCGCTGCTGTACCCTCCCACCTGCACTCCCAGCAAGCGGGGCCTCACCCAGCCGCTCCCTATCCGTGCCCAGCACAGCAGGACCCCACACATCGGGGCAGCCCGAGGCCAGGCCCCAAGGATCCCACCCAGGCGTCAGCACTGGCACCAAGGCCCGTCCCGCAACGCTGACACCAGAGCTGCCCCCACCCAGCCCGGGCCAGGGGAGGGTCTCCCTCACAGGGGCCTCCTTGCTGGTACCCACGGGAAGGTGGCCATGGTGGCAAGCCGGGCGAAGACGGCCGTGCTGGGCTCGGCCGGGCCAGCGCAGGAGAACAGGGTCGGAGCGGGCAGCCGGTGCCGGCGGCAGAACTCCGACGGGGACAGGCCGGGTGGCGAGAGGCCTTCGGGCAAGTCGGCCTTGGAGGAGATGAACAGGCAGGGGATCTGCCCGTCCATGTAGTGGCGCTGTTGGGGCAGGGGCCGTGTGAGCAGGAAGGTGGCCCCCGGCCCCCGGCAGGGCCCCCAGGGCGGCGGGACCTTGCCTTGTAGACGCTGGCGCACAGAGCGAAGGAGCCAGGGTCACTGCTGTCAAACATCAAGCAGGCAACGTCACAGGAGGCGTCGGCCTCGGCCGTCAGCAGGCTGTCCGCGGCCACCTCGCAGAGCTGAACAGGGGGCGGCCTCAGAGGGGCGCCAGGCTCGGTCCCTCAGGGGCAGCTCCCCCGGCCGGCATGCTCCCGGCCCACCGTGAGGACCCCCAGCACTCACGATCAGGTACTTCTCCTGGCCGCCGACCCGCACCGTGTCGATGGCGTAGACGGAGGGCTCCTCCGGGGGCCCCCGGGCATCCTGGTGCCGAGCAGGGAGGCAAGCGCTGGAAGCCCAAGGCCTGaacctctgccccctccccccccccgcccccacacgcCCCGGGCAGACACTCACCCCTAGGCCACGGCCGAGGAAGGCCCGCAGGAAGGAGGACTTGCCCACTCCCCGGGCCCCAGCACCTTGCACAAGAGGACGTTTCGCTGCGTCTGCCCCTTTTCCTGGTCCAGCCTCTTCTCCCTGGTGACTGCACACAGGGAATGAGCATGAGCGGGAGGGTGGCGCTGTGGGAGGTGCCGGGGGCGCGGGGGGCAAGCAGGCACCCACCTGTGATGGCGTGCGCCTGCGAGTCCTGCTCGCAGAGGGTGGGGTAGCCCAGGTAGCCAAGGTGCTCGAGACAGCGCCGGACGTCCAAGTAGGTCACCAGGCTGGGGACAGGAGAGGCGGGGGAGCTGCCGTCACGgcggcgcgggggggggggggggggcgggggcggggccgcggtGGGCATACGTACGTCCACTGGCAGAGGTACCCGTGCAGGGGCAGCCGACCGGCCTCGGTGCGGACGGTGTCGGGGAGCTGGGGACCCCAAGGAGGGCCGGGAAACACGCTGAAGAGGCTCTCGAGCTCCGCCGGCGAGAGGGCGCCGTCCCGGTCCTGTGGGCAGAGGGGCTGCGGTGACAGCTGGGGGGGGCGATGGGAAGGGGGGGCTCCGCGGGCACAGCGCCCTCACCTGGTCGTGCTTTTCAAACATCCTCTGCACAAACTGGTAGCCTTGGTGGTTGAGCTCCGCACTGCAGCCGGGGGGCACGTGGAGCCTGTGGGAGCCGGGGCGTCTCGAGTGGGCACCCCACCTGCCCTGCCACCGCACCTCTGTCCTACCCAGGCCACCCAGCCCGGAAGAAGGCCCCACCGCCCCCGCGGCCAAGGCCCTGGAGCCCCGAGCCTGAAGGGCACCCACGCGGGGAAGAGGTAGTCGGGCGTCAGCTCGAGCGAGTCGCTGTAGCCAAAGCGCCTCAAGATGGTCCACGTGGTCTCGTGGCGGCCCCGCTGGATGAAGAGCGTGTTCAAGAAAAGGAAGCCTGCTcgggagggcagaggagaggtTGCACCCGGCAcagcccagcctctccccaggGCCGGGGCTTGGCCAGGGCGCCGGCCTCACCGTCCAGGGTCAGCCGGTCGTCCTGCACGCCTCCCGCCACGTTCCTGCTCACCACCAGCTTCACGTCCTCCAGGGCCTGCGGGGCCAGAGGGTGCCCGAAGCAGCACGTCTGCCTCCGAGAGAAAGTGGCCTCCCGTCAGCCAGCTGCCAGGGGGGCCACTCGGTCCATCCGGAAGGCGGCCGAGGTGGGGGCTGCGGCCGCAGCCGAGACGGGTGGGCGCCCCAGGAGACAGAGGGACCACACCTGGAAAGCGTTGAGCTCCTGGTCACTGAGCGCCTGGTCCATGTCCTGGTCTGAGAGCCTGAAGATGCGGGTGAGGGCCTGGGCGCAAGCGGGCCTCAGCTGTGGGGACAGCGGCTCAGCACACGCCTGCCCCTCCTACCCGCTCGCCCTCCCTGCCGGTGCCCACTGCCCACCTGCTTGGCCTCAGGGTCATAGAGGGGGGCGGTGGGGTGCAGCACAGCCTTCTGTGCGTAGTAGAACAGCTCCGAGATGTTTTTCAGGTTCTTGGCCGAGCACTAGGACACGTGGGAACAGACTCAGAGGTGAGGCAGGGCCCCGCACCCTGGCCTCTGAGGCCCTGGCACCCCTCACCCCGTGTGCTCACCTCCACGCAGGTCTCGATCTCAGGGAACTGGCTCATGATGGGCAGCACAGCCTCCATGGAGCCCCCCGGCCGCAGGTCCGACTTGTTGCCCACCAGGATGATGGGGACCCTGGGAGAGAGGCCCGAGGTCAACAGGGGTCAGGCGCCGGCAGGCCCAGCCCCTTGCCCAAAACTTGCTTGTTACCTGGGACCCCTCCTGGTGTCCCCATTCACCAGTGGGATCCATTTGGTTCGGATCTGAAAGGCAAGACCTGGCCATGAGAAGAGGGGGCCCGCCCGGCCCACAGCCCCGCAAGGGGAACTCATGCTTGGCTCAAAGAGAGACGTGGGCAGCCCAGGCGCACTGAGGGCCAAAGTCACGACCACTGGCAATGAGGCCGGTGAGAGAAACCAGCAGGCAGGACCTCATCTGGTCCCAGCAGCTCCCAAACATGAGCAACGGATGTGGGGTCAGCAGCACCCCCCTGCTGGCCTCAAAGGTTCGCTTGCGGCCGTCCACGCTCTCTGCAAGATGCAGGATCATGAGACCTCTGGGGACGCTGCGGGGGTCTGGACCATGAGGATCCCCAAAACACTTGTTAAGAGATGGGGTGCAAGTCGCCCCCACGTGGGGTGTGTGCAGAGAACCGGGGGCTGACCCGGCTGGGTGCCGGTGACAGGGGGACGGGCTGGGCAGAGAGCTCCCTTGCTCACCTTCTCGACGGTGGTCTCCTCCGACACGTCATATACCACACACACCACGCTGGCCTGTGGGCAGAGGAGCGGTGTGTGGTGTGATCTGAAGCTTCCTGCTCCACTCACAGACTGCACAGGATCAGGCTCAGGGACCACGGCAGCCCGCCCCTCCAGCTGGCGCTCCCCGGCCGAGTCACACCAGCGGCCACTCACACCTCAGGCAAACCCTTCCCTGCCTGCTCCCGCCACAGATGCCAGGCTCCAGGATGGCAGCTCTGGTCCAGTCCCCTGAGGGCTCAGGACAAATACGGCCACTGTGAAACTTGGCGCCGCCACCCCAGCCTCAGCCCTTGGCTCCCTGGTCACCACAGGCAGTGCCAATGACCAGGACCACAACACAGGGGAAAGGGCACCTCGACAGCTGCTGCAGGTAGCTGCGGCCTGCATCCTTGCCCAGTGGTACCCTCAGGACATAGCAGCAGCTGCTGGGGGATCAGGCAGGACTGCCGGGGCAGCGCCTACACCCCCAGCTTGGTCCAGGCACAGGTTCTCCTGGTGACAGGGAAGCAGAGGGTTGTGCGGCCCACAGCCTTGGCCACAATACCCACTGCAGCCCAGAGGCCCAAGACACCGGACTGAGTAAGGGGTGGGGAAGGACAGCTGGGCACAGCCGTTTAAGGGATCACTGTCACGGACCTGGAGGCTGCTCCCAAGGTCCACCGGGAGAGGGAAAGCCAGGGAGACCTGGCCAGCCatgtgggcaggagggaggaaaggtCCCTCTCTTCCCCAGCTCCCAACAGGGTGCATCACCGGCACCCCAATAACCCTTAGAGCTGACAGGTCACGGCAGAATTAACGAGGCTGCAGACTCGCTGGGCACCTTAATCTCATCCCTCAGAAGGTGAAGCCGATCAGGCCAAAAGCACCACCCCCGGGCCTGAGCCCTGACCCCAAGGCCCAGCACCTCCTTCCCGAAGCTTCAGAACACCCTGTACCTTCTGAATCTCGTCCTGGAGCTCCTCGGCTGTCTGCTCAGCTTCTGcatgggaaaaaaaccccactgcGGACCTGCCAGAAGCGCCAGCTCCTGGACAGAACCGCGGGCCGAGGCCTCTGTACCTGAGTAATCCACGATGTGGGTGGGAACCTTCTCTGGGGTGACGTCCGCGGGAATGGTGATCTCTTCTGCCCGAGGGGGGACCTGGGGCAGAGGCGGCCGTGAGGGCAGCCGGGAAGGGCtgagggcggcggcggcgcccaGGCCTGGGCTCCCCCTGGGCGCGGGGCGTGCTCGGCCTTACCTCTTCGGGGAACTCCTCGCCCACCAGCGACAGGATCAATGACGTTTTTCCTACCTGGGCTGCGCGCGGGGGCGGAAGAGGCAGGCGGCGCGGTCAGCGCAACGGCCAAAGTGGCGGCGCCCCGCCCCAGCCACGACCAGCCGCTGCCCCAAGACCCCGACCCGGCTCCGGCCCCCGCCCGGCCCGGGCCCGGGCGCACACCCTCGCCCAGCAGCAGGATGCGCACGTCTCGCTTCATGGTGACCGCAGAGAGCGGCAGCCGAACCCGGACGCAGACCCCCGTCCCCGAACGCAACCTCGACTGCAACCCCTGCCCAGGCCCGCGCTCTACAGGCGCCCGCACTTCCGGCCCCAGCGCGCGCAGCCGCACTAGCTAGCGGGGCGGGGGCATGGACCAGAGCGCCTGGCTGCGCCGCGGCGCCACCGCGTGGGCGTGCTGGGCACTGCAGGCGCACCGCCGGCCGGAGGGGCAGGGCTTCTGCCCCAGGTGccgccgcccccctcccccccccccccccccccggagctCGCAGGTGGGCAGGCCTCCAGGCCTCCCCTGCAGGGtcggggcagggagcaggaggcctAAGGGTAGGTCAACAGCTGATCTCAGGTCGGAAGGGACAGCCGAGCCCGGAAACAGGAGTCTGGAGAAGCCAGCAGACCTTGCTTTAATGCAACGCCCACATTTATTTGAACTGTACAAGGTGGAAACAAAATCCAGAAGGAAACGAGGCCACGAGCGCTT
It encodes the following:
- the RHOT2 gene encoding mitochondrial Rho GTPase 2 (The RefSeq protein has 1 frameshift compared to this genomic sequence), which translates into the protein MKRDVRILLLGEAQVGKTSLILSLVGEEFPEEVPPRAEEITIPADVTPEKVPTHIVDYSEAEQTAEELQDEIQKASVVCVVYDVSEETTVEKIRTKWIPLVNGDTRRGPRVPIILVGNKSDLRPGGSMEAVLPIMSQFPEIETCVECSAKNLKNISELFYYAQKAVLHPTAPLYDPEAKQLRPACAQALTRIFRLSDQDMDQALSDQELNAFQTCCFGHPLAPQALEDVKLVVSRNVAGGVQDDRLTLDGFLFLNTLFIQRGRHETTWTILRRFGYSDSLELTPDYLFPALHVPPGCSAELNHQGYQFVQRMFEKHDQDRDGALSPAELESLFSVFPGPPWGPQLPDTVRTEAGRLPLHGYLCQWTLVTYLDVRRCLEHLGYLGYPTLCEQDSQAHAITVTREKRLDQEKGQTQRNVLLCKVLGARGVGKSSFLRAFLGRGLGDARGPPEEPSVYAIDTVRVGGQEKYLILCEVAADSLLTAEADASCDVACLMFDSSDPGSFALCASVYKRHYMDGQIPCLFISSKADLPEGLSPPGLSPSEFCRRHRLPAPTLFSCAGPAEPSTAVFARLATMATFPHLVHGELHTTSFWLRVALGAVGAAVAAILSFSLYRVLVKSR